A genomic region of Microlunatus sagamiharensis contains the following coding sequences:
- a CDS encoding universal stress protein encodes MTEPAEEQETQTDVVRRPYTVVVGVSGTSGSPTALAWARAQADHNDGRVVAVRAWRPSIPQATPAGTPATRITHEADVEREAEEALAADVARTLGPDHGVELRLVKGGRYRVLAKSARDADVLVIDAPRQLLTGPMFAHRLVYTVPCPVVVMPPQISGEPQTWLTRLASAVGRSVVAAAGTAGRPGAGMRRPPVSTSPQE; translated from the coding sequence ATGACCGAGCCCGCCGAGGAGCAGGAGACGCAGACGGACGTCGTACGACGCCCGTACACCGTGGTCGTCGGGGTCAGCGGCACGTCCGGGTCCCCGACCGCGCTCGCCTGGGCGCGGGCCCAGGCGGACCACAACGACGGCCGGGTCGTGGCCGTCCGCGCCTGGCGCCCGAGCATCCCCCAGGCCACGCCGGCGGGCACGCCGGCGACGCGCATCACCCACGAGGCCGACGTGGAGCGCGAGGCCGAGGAGGCGCTCGCGGCCGACGTCGCGCGGACGCTCGGGCCCGACCACGGCGTCGAGCTGCGGCTGGTCAAGGGCGGTCGCTACCGGGTGCTGGCCAAGTCGGCGCGCGACGCCGACGTGCTGGTCATCGACGCGCCGCGGCAGCTCCTGACCGGGCCGATGTTCGCCCACCGGCTCGTCTACACCGTGCCCTGCCCGGTCGTGGTGATGCCGCCGCAGATCTCGGGCGAGCCGCAGACGTGGCTCACCCGGCTGGCGAGCGCGGTGGGCCGCAGCGTCGTCGCGGCGGCAGGCACCGCCGGGCGTCCGGGTGCTGGCATGCGCCGTCCGCCCGTGAGCACCTCGCCGCAGGAGTAG